The Rhodospirillales bacterium nucleotide sequence ATTGCCGACGTGCAACGTGACTTGCAGACTACAATAGCGACTGGGGAATCGACGGAAGACACTCAAGCGCGTCTTTCTGAGCTCGAGAAGCAACTAGTGTACTGTTTCTAAAGTGTCGACTAATATCCTTGCGCGATGCACGATGCGGGGAGGATCAGTCGAATGGCGCGTCCGATCAAGCGGATCACGGCGGAGCCGGAGGTGGTTGGGGAGCTCGAACGCAGATCGCGGGCGACAAGCATTGAGGCACGGGCGAAGGAGCGCGCGTCGATCGTTCTCCTCAGGCTCGAAGGCCTTGGCGTTGTGGAGGTCGCCGCGCGGCTGGGCACGACGCCCAAGCGCGTATCGACATGGACGAAGCGTTTCGAGACCAAGGGGCTTTCGGGCCTCGAGGACGAGCCGGGGCGCGGTCGCAAGCCGTCGATCCCGCCCGAGAAGATCGAGCGCGTCCTGACCGAGGCCACCCGGCCGCCTGCGCCGCGCAAGCGCTGGAGCGTGCGCTCCATGAGCCGCCACGCGGGCGTCTCGCCCTCCACGGCCCAGCGGGTCTGGTCGAAGAACGCCTTGAAGCCTCACGTGACCAGGACCTTCAAGCTCTCCAACGACCTGAGCTTCGAGGAGAAGTTCTGGGACGGATCGGGCTCTACCTCAACCCGCCGGAGAAGGCGCTCGTGCTGCGCTGCGACGAGAAGAGCCAGTGCCAAGCCCTGAGCGCACGCAACTCGGGCTGCCGCTCGCGCCCAAGCGTCCGGCCACCATGACCCACGACTACAGGCGCCATGGCGTGATCACGCTGTTCGCCGCGCTCGACGCGCTGGTCGGAAAGCTCATCGCGCGCACCGAGGCGCGCCATACCCACGTCGAGTGGCTCAGGTTCCTCAAGCAGATCGACCGCGAGACGCCCAAGGACCTCGATCTCCATCTGATCGTCGACAACTACGCCACCCACAAGCACGCAGGTGAAGGCCTGGCTGGCCAGGCACCCGCGCTTTCACGTGCACTTCACGCCCACGTCCTCGTCGTGGCTCAATCTGGTCGAGCGCTTCTTCGCCGACCTTACCGGAGACGTCATCCGTGCCGGAGCTTCACCTCGGTGAAAGAGTTGGTCGCCGACATCAAGGCCTATCTCGCCCAACGCAACGCCGATCCACGCCCCTACACGTGGAAAGCCGAGGGAGCCGCCATCCTCGAAAAGATCCAGCGCGCCCGCGCCGCCTTGAACCGCGCCGAGCCTGCACTGTAGGATTATTGGTCGCCATTTCAGAGTCGGGTCACTAGGAGATCTTGGGCTGAAATTCGACACCCTGCACGACAGTATCAGCCGACCGGCGGCTCCGGCCGCGCCAGAGAAATGAAACGACTCCGGATCGAGATATGTGGCGGCATCGCATCGGGAAAAACAACACTCGCTTCCATAATTGGCGGGCAAACCGGGGCGGTGATGGAAAATTTCCGACATAATCCTTACTGGCGCGCGTTCTACCTCGACCCTGCCCATTTCGCGTTCGAGACCGAGGTCTCGTTTCTGCTTCAGCATTATCATCAGCTGAAGGTGGAAACCGGTGACACTGGGCTGGCCACCGCCGATTTCTCGCTGCTTCTCGACCGAGCTTATGCTGACGTGACTCTTCGGTCGGGGCAGCTGGTCGCATTCAATGCTGTTTATACGCAGGTGAGGGAGGAACTCGGGGACCCGAGGCTTCTGGTCTGTTTGAGATGTGGTGCAACAGAGCAGCTGAGGCGAATCCGGCGAAGACGGCGTCGACCGGAGCGGGGGATCCATTTGGAATTCCTGGAGGAGCTCAATCGGTCGCTCGAAAAGCAGGTCGATCTCGTGCGAGGCTCTATCCCCATTCTCGAGATCGACAGCGAGCATCGCGATTTCGCCCACGATGATGGCACTGCGAACGAAGTGCTGCAGGAGATCACAGGGGCCCTCGATGTACAAAGGCAAACGCAAGCGGACGTGCAGTCTTGGTAGCCGCGCGGCTGCGGGATTGACCGGTCGGGTGGGAGACGGCGTGTCCATCGCTCGTTCCGTGGCCGGGGTCACCCCAGCGGTAGGGCTCATACGAGCCGATGCACTTTAGGCTAATGATCGTTCGTGGTGACTGGAGGGGCCGGCTTCATTGGGTCCAACATCGTCGCGGCGCTGGAACAGCGTCGGACGGAACCGCTTGCCGTCTGCGACCGGCTGCGGAGCGGAGACAAGTGGCGCAACATCTCCAAGCGTGAGTTGGTCGACGTCATCCACCCGGACGCGTTGTTCCCCGCGCTCGATGCGGCCGGCGTCGGAGTGACTGCGGTGGTGCACATGGGGGCGGTGTCGTCGACCACGGAGACGGACGCCGACCGCACCGTCGAGATCAACGTCCGGCTGTCGGTCGCGTTGTGGACGTGGTGCGCGAAACATCGGATCCCCTTCATCTACGCCTCCTCGGCCGCCACCTACGGGGACGGCGCGCTCGGGTTCGATGACGTGGCCACGCCGGAGGCGCTGGCGCCGTTCCGGCCCCTCAATCTCTACGGCTGGAGCAAGCATCTGTTCGATCGCTGGGTTGCCCGCCGGGTGGCGGACGGTGATCCGCAGCCGCCGCAGTGGGCGGGGCTCAAGTTCTTCAACGTCTACGGCCCCAACGAAACCCACAAAGGTCCTCAGGCGAGCGTCGTCTCCCACGTCTTCCCGGACGCCGCCGCCGGCCGGCCGGCGAAGTTGTTTCGGTCGCACCGGCCGGACTACCCCGACGGCGGTCAGCTTCGCGACTTCGTCTGGGTCGGCGACTGCGCCGAGGTGGTGCTGTGGCTGCTGGAGAACCCCGGCGTCTCCGGCCTGTTCAACGTCGGCACCGGCCAGGCCCGCAGCTTCGCCGACCTCGCCGCCGCCGTCTATCGGACGCTGGGCCGGGAGCCTGCCATCGACTACGTGCCGATGCCGGAGGCGATCCGCGACCGCTATCAGTACTTCACCCAGGCCTCCCTGACCAAGCTCCGCGCCGCCGGCTACCCCCACCCCTTCACGTCCCTCGAAGCCGGCGTCGCCACGTACGTCCGGGACTACCTCAACACCCCGGACCCGTACCGGTAGGGGAGCATCATCGCGGTGACCGTCATGTCCCGTGGATCCATGTAGCATGACATGCCGATTGCCGTTGACTGGGAAGCCCAAGCCCCCGATCATAGGGTCATGCGGCATATGCCGTGGCATAGGTCTGAGTCGATGAAATGACAGTGGAACGACGGGTCAAGCTGTTTCGCAACGGACGTAATCAAGCCGTGCGGATCCCCCGAGAGCTGGAGTTGCCTGGAAAGGAAGCCGTAATGCGGCGGGACGGGCAGCGGCTGGTGATCGAGCCGGCGCCGCCGTTTTCGCTGATGGCCGTTCTGGCGGCGCTTGAGCCGATCGAAGATACCTTTCCTCCGATCGACGATGCGCCGCCGCGCACGGTGGATCTGTAAGGCCGGGACGCGTGGGTCATCAGTATGCGCTTCCTCCTGGACACGAACGTGCTCTCGGACCTGGTGCGCAGACCCCAGGGCATAGTCGCCGACCGCATCGCGGATGTCGGCGAAGAGGCTGTCTGCACCAGCATTATCGTCGCCGCTGGGAATTGCGCTATGGGGCAGAGCGAAAGGCTCGGCGCGGCTCAGCGTGCAGTTGGAGGCAATCCTCGGGGCGATCGACATAATTCCCTTCGAGGATCCGGCCGATTCAACCTATGGCGTGATCCGGGCACGTCTCGAGCGCATGGGCAAGATCATTGGCGGCAATGACCTCCTGATCGCGGCGCACGCGCTGGCGCTCGGTTGCACGCTGGTCACTGACAACCTGCGGGAATTTTCGCGCATCGACGGCCTCGCCGTCACCGACTGGCTGCGGTAGTTGCGCGCAGAAGCCAAGAGCTTTCAGAGGCTGGCATCACGGTCAGGGCCGCTGGTAGATCCCCGCGATCAGGCAGGCGGCGGCGGCGATGAGCAGCAGGGGCCAGGGCGGGGCCGTGTCCGGTCTGAAGAACGCGAGGGCCGCCGCCAGACCGTAGGCGGCTGTCAGCAGCAGCAGGCCGGGCGGGCCGCCGAAGGCGAGCGCCGCGACGGCGACGACGGCGGCGATGGCGCCGGCCGCCTGCGCCGATGCCGCCGGTGATCCGCCGACGAGTGCCCCGCCGAGGAAGCCGAGCAGCACCGCCGCATAGGCGAGCAGCATCCCGCGTCCCCAGTCACCGACCATGTGGCCGAGGAGCGCCACCCCGAGCAGGGCGAGGAGCGGCAGCGCCGCCAGTATCAGCGCCAGGGTGCTTCCGAACAGACTGAGTCCCACGGGGCCATTCCAATCCTGCCGGCGGGCCGGAAGCGCTTCCGCCCGCGGTTCCTCAAGCGTATCATCCTGACAGGCGGCAGGA carries:
- a CDS encoding deoxynucleoside kinase, translating into MKRLRIEICGGIASGKTTLASIIGGQTGAVMENFRHNPYWRAFYLDPAHFAFETEVSFLLQHYHQLKVETGDTGLATADFSLLLDRAYADVTLRSGQLVAFNAVYTQVREELGDPRLLVCLRCGATEQLRRIRRRRRRPERGIHLEFLEELNRSLEKQVDLVRGSIPILEIDSEHRDFAHDDGTANEVLQEITGALDVQRQTQADVQSW
- the rfaD gene encoding ADP-glyceromanno-heptose 6-epimerase — encoded protein: MVTGGAGFIGSNIVAALEQRRTEPLAVCDRLRSGDKWRNISKRELVDVIHPDALFPALDAAGVGVTAVVHMGAVSSTTETDADRTVEINVRLSVALWTWCAKHRIPFIYASSAATYGDGALGFDDVATPEALAPFRPLNLYGWSKHLFDRWVARRVADGDPQPPQWAGLKFFNVYGPNETHKGPQASVVSHVFPDAAAGRPAKLFRSHRPDYPDGGQLRDFVWVGDCAEVVLWLLENPGVSGLFNVGTGQARSFADLAAAVYRTLGREPAIDYVPMPEAIRDRYQYFTQASLTKLRAAGYPHPFTSLEAGVATYVRDYLNTPDPYR
- a CDS encoding AbrB/MazE/SpoVT family DNA-binding domain-containing protein, with the protein product MTVERRVKLFRNGRNQAVRIPRELELPGKEAVMRRDGQRLVIEPAPPFSLMAVLAALEPIEDTFPPIDDAPPRTVDL